tacccataacacaagcctccttgggctaaccgtgggacttagtcaatctgtgtaagaatgtgctataatatttaatatttatatttcggggatctcggaaacggctctaacgattttgatgaaatttgccaTATGGGCGTTTTCGGGGGTGagaaatcgatctagctaggtcttatataTATCTGGggaaacgcgcatttttgagttttcataTGTTTTCCgcgcaaagctcggtctcccagatatttattattatttatttatatgtatcttTTGGATACTAATACGCCACAACGAAAAAGTAACGAGATCACTAATATAGCTTTCCAAGCTTTCGATGGCCTCACTGTGATCGTAGTTTCTATCTTTTGTATCGTCCCtgtaatgtatgtacctacttacgtacCTAACGGTACTTGTCATGTATCGCGGTGCATTCGGATGCGCCCTCTGCAGACCATTTAGTCTCGCAATAAATAGCTAAGTGAACGGACGTGCGTGTTTCTTTTATGCATATACCTCAGTGGCGAACGAGGATTGGATTTAATTTCAAGAACCGAGAATTGGCTGTTCGTATAAAAAATGTCCGTGGGAAAAATAAAAGCGTTCGAGGTCTCGGCGGGCAATTGGAGTACTTATGTGGAGCGTGTGAGTATGTATTTCAAAGCCAACGACATCAAGGCCGACTTGCAGCTGCCGACCTTGATTGCCGTTATGGGAGAAGAAGCATATGAGCTCCTCAGGAACCTGACAAGTCCAAAGAAGCCAGCAGACATGACTTATGCGCAAGTTGTGAAGATAATGTCTGAACACATCGAACCCAAACCATCTTTCATGGCGGAGCGATACCGGTTGCGTCAGAGGCGACAGGGAGATAAGGAAACGGTCGCTCAGTATCTAACGGACCTTAAAAAATTAGCCAAGCATTGTGAATTCTCCACAACATTAGAGGACAATCTGCGGGACCAATTTGTGTGCGGGTTGAAGAATGACACAATTAGACAACGCCTTTTTGCTGAGACTGAGTTAACCTATACTAGGGCCGTACAGCTAGCCTTTTCGTTGGAAGCCGCCGAGAAGGACGCAGCGATGGTAGAACGCCCGAGTGTGAGCGAGAAGGGCGATGCGGGAGAGAGAGCCGAGACGGTACATGCACTCACATCGTGGCAGCCGCGTGGCGGTAATGGCGCTAGCAATGTAATTTGTGCAGTGTGCGGAAGGTTAGGTCACCGTGACGTCCAATGTCCTTACAAAGATTTTCAGTGTAACAAATGTGGTAACGTAGGTCACTTAAAACGCGTGTGTCCGGCAAGGATGGCAGGTGGTAGTGGCAGCGGCGCCCGTGGCTCGGGCGGCGGCGCTCGTGGGGCGAGCGGTAGCAGCGGTGGCGGCGCCCGGCGCCGGGGCACCGGCGGCCGCAGGGGCGCGCGGCGCCCCAGTCGCGCCCTACACCATGTCCTGGCAGAGGATGGCGAGACTCAGTATGAAGGAGAGGGTACGTCGGGGTCCGACGTCGAAGAAGACCTGTATCATCTCTGCCTAAACGATTATAAATCGGTAAGCCTATCGTTATGTGTAGATGATGAAGTTTTGTCTATGGAAATCGACACAGGGAGCGCGGTGTCGTGTATAAGTAGTGATACTTATAATAAGTACTTTAAATACAGACCGTTGGAACAGTTTCCTTTGGTGTTAAAAGTTTATGATGGCCGCCGTGTTAGACCCCTAGGGGTCATAAGGCCCGTGGTTAGATTTGAAAACCGATTGAAAAAGTTAGAACTGTTTGTTATTGAGGGTGGCAGTACCCCACTATTAGGCAGACACTGGCTAACAGAGTTACAGATTCGGGTTCCTAGGTTTTATAAAgagtatttatttaactttaacgAGTCCcttaataatgatttatgtaCTTTGCTCGACAGATATAAGGAGTTATTTAGCGGAGGACTCGGGCGGTTTAGTGGTGGAAAAGCGACACTCCGAGTGCGTGAAGGGGCTACGCCGGTGTTCTGCCGTGCGCGGCCGCTGCCGTACGCGCTCCGCGATCGCGTCGAGGCGGAGCTGGACGAGATGCTGCGCTGCGGCGTCATCGAGCCGGTCGACACGTCGGAGTGGGCCACGCCGCTGGTACCGGTACGTAAAGCTGATGGGAGTTTGCGAATCTGTGCAGATTACAAAGTGACCTTGAACCCCGCCTTGCTGATTGATAGGTATCCGCTTCCTAAGATAGATGACCTTTTAGTGAGACTCAATGGTGCCCGcgtattttcaaaaattgacCTGACGCAGGCGTATAATCAGGTGGAGTTAGACGATTCTAAAAAGTATACCGTCGTCAACACGCATAAGGGATTATTCAGATATAATAGACTTGTTTACGGATTGTCTTCCAGCCCTGGTATATTCCAGCGAATTATGTCCAACTTGTTGAAAGATCTACCTCAAGTAGAAGTATTTCTCGATGATATAATTATTGGTTCCGCGGACATAAATTCTCATTTGGGGACATTAGAAAAAGTTTTGAAACGGCTTCACGGTCATGGATTGAAATTAAAGAAAAGTAAATGTTCTTTCTTATTAGAAGAGGTACAGTATCTGGGATATGTAATTTCAAAAGACGGAATTAA
This genomic interval from Cydia strobilella chromosome 9, ilCydStro3.1, whole genome shotgun sequence contains the following:
- the LOC134744374 gene encoding uncharacterized protein LOC134744374; this translates as MSVGKIKAFEVSAGNWSTYVERVSMYFKANDIKADLQLPTLIAVMGEEAYELLRNLTSPKKPADMTYAQVVKIMSEHIEPKPSFMAERYRLRQRRQGDKETVAQYLTDLKKLAKHCEFSTTLEDNLRDQFVCGLKNDTIRQRLFAETELTYTRAVQLAFSLEAAEKDAAMVERPSVSEKGDAGERAETVHALTSWQPRGGNGASNVICAVCGRLGHRDVQCPYKDFQCNKCGNVGHLKRVCPARMAGGSGSGARGSGGGARGASGSSGGGARRRGTGGRRGARRPSRALHHVLAEDGETQYEGEGTSGSDVEEDLYHLCLNDYKSI